The Phragmites australis chromosome 15, lpPhrAust1.1, whole genome shotgun sequence genome window below encodes:
- the LOC133892310 gene encoding probable E3 ubiquitin-protein ligase XBOS34, with protein MGLQQSKEELLYQQVNYGNVDRIRTLRAQGAGLEWVDKEGKTPLMVACMRPDLLNVAKVLIELGANVNAYRPGSHSNPFITNDDCNTALELAREKGHVNVVWAIEGRISLFGGWMWENYAPAFLDAIAPQFMTSKMYYFL; from the exons ATGGGGCTGCAGCAGTCCAAGGAGGAGCTGCTGTACCAGCAGGTCAACTACGGCAACGTCGATAGGATTCGCACCCTCCGGGCGCAGGGCGCAGGCCTTGAG TGGGTTGACAAGGAAGGGAAGACACCCCTGATGGTCGCCTGCATGCGGCCTGATCTCCTGAATGTGGCCAAGGTGCTGATTGAATTGGGAGCTAATGTGAATGCGTACCGGCCTG GATCACATT CTAATCCTTTTATAACAAATGATGATTGTAACACTGCACTTGAATTGGCAAGAGAAAAGGGCCATGTGAATGTTGTATGGGCCATAGag gGACGGATTTCTCTTTTTGGTGGATGGATGTGGGAGAATTATGCTCCTGCTTTTCTGGATGCCATTGCCCCACAGTTCATGACAAGCAAGATGTATTATTTTCTTTAA